The proteins below are encoded in one region of Telopea speciosissima isolate NSW1024214 ecotype Mountain lineage chromosome 10, Tspe_v1, whole genome shotgun sequence:
- the LOC122644212 gene encoding beta-glucosidase 12-like, with protein MAVQGSLVLVFGFTVLVNLYVHAAAVVPSNVSVPFSRSSFPEGFIFGTASAAYQYEGAAFEDGKGPSIWDYFAHKYPGKIADHSNGDVAVDSYHRYKEDVSILKQMGLDAYRFSISWPRLLPKGKLSGGVNEAGIRYYNNLINELLSNGIQPFVTIFHWDSPLALDKEYGGFLSPHIINDYTDYADLCFREFGDRVKHWITFNEPYIYSTFGYATGILAPGRCSKEVDSNCIPGNSGTEPYRVAHHMLLSHAAAVKLYKKKYQKSQKGKIGITLVSHWMVPFSSSKSDIAAAHRALDFMFGWFMNPLTYGEYPQIMKSLVGDRLPKFSKKQSHMVKGSFDFLGLNYYTGNYAADVESSTGTNIISSTTDSRVNLTVSKNGALIGPATGSAAFYVYPKGIREILIYTKKKYKNPTIFITENGFGEVNNSSLPLQEALKDDRRVDFYHRHLWFLRKAIKDGVDVRGYFAWSLLDNYEWSSGYTIRFGINYVDYKDGLKRYTKHSAIWFKKFLKK; from the exons ATGGCAGTTCAAGGCTCTCTGGTGTTGGTGTTTGGTTTCACAGTGCTAGTGAATCTGTATGTTCACGCAGCTGCTGTTGTTCCAAGTAATGTCTCTGTTCCGTTCAGCCGGAGTAGCTTCCCGGAAGGTTTCATTTTCGGGACCGCATCCGCTGCTTACCAG TATGAAGGTGCCGCATTTGAGGATGGTAAAGGTCCAAGTATTTGGGACTATTTCGCTCACAAATATCCAG GTAAAATAGCGGATCACAGTAATGGAGATGTGGCTGTTGATTCATATCATCGTTATAAG GAAGATGTGAGTATATTGAAGCAAATGGGATTGGATGCCTATAGATTCTCCATCTCTTGGCCCAGATTACTGCCCA AGGGAAAGCTTAGTGGAGGAGTGAATGAGGCCGGCATCAGATATTATAACAACCTCATCAATGAGCTTCTATCCAATG GTATCCAGCCCTTCGTGACTATCTTTCACTGGGATAGTCCCCTCGCACTTGACAAGGAGTATGGTGGTTTCTTAAGTCCTCACATCAT AAATGACTATACGGACTATGCGGATCTTTGCTTTAGAGAATTTGGTGACCGTGTGAAGCACTGGATCACCTTCAATGAGCCATATATCTACAGTACTTTTGGATATGCCACAGGCATTTTGGCCCCTGGTAGATGCTCTAAAGAGGTGGATTCAAATTGTATTCCTGGGAACTCTGGGACTGAGCCCTACAGGGTAGCTCACCACATGCTTCTGTCTCATGCTGCTGCAGTAAAACTGTACAAGAAAAAGTATCAG AAATCTCAAAAGGGAAAGATAGGAATCACATTGGTGTCACACTGGATGGTACCATTCTCAAGCAGCAAATCTGACATTGCTGCCGCCCATCGAGCTCTTGATTTCATGTTCGGATG GTTCATGAACCCATTGACCTATGGTGAATATCCTCAAATTATGAAATCTCTTGTTGGTGATCGGCTACCAAAGTTCTCGAAGAAACAATCTCACATGGTGAAAGGGTCATTTGACTTCCTTGGATTAAACTATTATACTGGAAATTATGCAGCTGATGTAGAGAGCAGTACTGGTACCAATATAATCTCATCTACAACAGATTCTCGTGTTAACCTTACAG TTTCAAAGAATGGGGCACTCATTGGTCCAGCG ACTGGTTCAGCTGCATTCTATGTCTATCCGAAGGGAATTCGAGAAATTTTGATCTatacaaagaaaaaatataaaaacccCACTATTTTCATTACTGAAAATG GGTTTGGTGAGGTTAACAATAGCAGCTTACCCTTGCAAGAAGCTCTGAAAGATGACAGGAGAGTTGATTTTTACCATCGCCATCTATGGTTTCTTAGAAAGGCCATCAA GGATGGTGTGGATGTGAGAGGATACTTTGCATGGTCATTGTTGGACAACTACGAATGGAGCAGCGGCTACACGATTAGATTCGGCATTAACTATGTAGATTATAAAGATGGGTTGAAGAGATACACAAAGCACTCGGCCATTTGGTTCAAGAAATTCCTTAAGAAATAG